In Carya illinoinensis cultivar Pawnee chromosome 6, C.illinoinensisPawnee_v1, whole genome shotgun sequence, a single genomic region encodes these proteins:
- the LOC122312919 gene encoding uncharacterized protein LOC122312919, translating into MQSFKIVVDAKIPQVAMNPDVSVRKKTNNKDDKYKVKAKAKGILEGYVSKMKNAFKDDTIRSKLKPAFKKEIEEAIGHLNGWLKYVQNPQADDNEIKKNMKLNKKYYEDIIAKIKKLK; encoded by the exons ATGCAGAGCTTCAAGATAGTTGTTGACGCCAAGATCCCGCAGGTCGCCATGAATCCTG ATGTTTCTGTTAGGAAGAAAACCAACAACAAGGATGATAAATACAAAGTGAAAGCCAAGGCTAAGGGAATTTTGGAGGGCTATGTCTCTAAGATGAAAAATGCTTTCAAGGATGACACGATTCGTTCCAAGCTTAAGCCTGCATTTAAGAAGGAGATTGAAGAAGCCATTGGCCATTTGAATGGGTGGTTAAAGTACGTTCAAAATCCGCAAGCAGACGACAacgagataaaaaaaaatatgaaattgaacaaaaaataCTACGAAGACATCATTGCAAAGATCAAAAAACTTAAATAA